From Roseburia hominis, the proteins below share one genomic window:
- a CDS encoding glycosyltransferase family 4 protein codes for MKKIALIVWDMSVLGGINQVASTLANEFCKKYEVYIVSLVKGRGKACPILKPEIKGVTYIIKRECRGREVVTKGKKVLNIFLKENKIDIVFLMGFQVALPVLLMTYRRKCKYIFCDHEALMSRWHEKKITFVRWGAAMMSDKVVTLTYSNALDYQKYFCLPKTKVSYIYNSIDDKVLEKASKCYDKSSKVILSVGRFSPEKGYDLLIRIAKVVLGKYPDWKWYIYGDGETFSEIQKDILKNNLQEQVFLKGEVADVSEIYGQGALFVLTSRREGLPLVLIEAKANSLPCVSFDVVSGPREIIRDGVDGVLIQEMDLKEMEKAIEMLICNEALRVEMALRSKENLEQFSKRKIMEQWDELIESLTKR; via the coding sequence ATGAAAAAAATAGCATTGATTGTATGGGATATGAGTGTTTTAGGAGGCATAAACCAAGTTGCCAGTACTTTAGCTAATGAGTTTTGCAAAAAATATGAAGTGTATATAGTTTCTTTGGTTAAAGGCAGAGGAAAAGCATGTCCAATATTGAAGCCTGAAATAAAGGGAGTAACTTATATTATAAAAAGGGAGTGCAGAGGAAGAGAGGTTGTTACGAAAGGGAAAAAAGTATTAAACATTTTCTTAAAAGAGAATAAAATAGACATAGTATTTTTGATGGGATTTCAAGTGGCTTTACCTGTACTTCTTATGACGTATAGAAGAAAATGCAAATATATATTTTGTGATCACGAAGCATTAATGAGCAGATGGCATGAAAAGAAAATTACTTTTGTGCGGTGGGGAGCTGCTATGATGTCAGATAAAGTTGTAACATTAACATATAGCAATGCACTTGACTATCAGAAGTATTTCTGTTTGCCCAAAACCAAAGTGAGTTATATATATAATAGCATTGACGATAAAGTTTTGGAAAAGGCTAGTAAATGTTATGATAAATCCTCCAAGGTGATTCTTTCTGTGGGGCGGTTTAGTCCAGAAAAAGGATACGACCTCCTTATTAGGATTGCGAAAGTAGTTTTGGGAAAGTATCCAGATTGGAAATGGTATATTTATGGCGATGGGGAAACATTTTCTGAGATTCAGAAGGACATATTGAAGAATAATTTGCAAGAACAGGTCTTTTTAAAGGGAGAAGTTGCTGATGTCTCTGAAATTTATGGACAAGGGGCACTATTCGTTCTTACTTCTAGAAGAGAAGGATTACCGTTGGTATTAATAGAAGCGAAGGCGAATTCTCTTCCCTGTGTTAGCTTTGATGTTGTGAGTGGCCCGAGAGAAATTATTAGAGATGGGGTAGATGGGGTGCTAATACAAGAGATGGATTTGAAGGAGATGGAAAAGGCTATTGAAATGCTGATTTGTAATGAAGCGTTGCGGGTTGAAATGGCGTTAAGAAGTAAAGAGAATTTGGAACAATTTTCAAAGAGGAAGATTATGGAACAATGGGATGAGTTGATTGAAAGTTTAACAAAGAGGTGA
- a CDS encoding glycosyltransferase family 2 protein: MESQIAISVVVPAYNAEKVVANCIESILAQTLTNIEIIAVEDGSKDATREVLRQLALKDSRIRIIEKDVNEGLSAGRNSALKLARGEYIGFVDADDWVEKEYFETLYREGKHSDLIVTGYKHDTMDEERERTNITRSVRMGAGCWNKKEDIIAQAAYVDTAKMFAYTWNKLYKRKLILENELMFSNQVLIEDFIFNALLWNRISTLSVVDYAGYHYVKASKDALTQKFLPDFLQIMELRFKYIRELAIKNRVYRGNVKTQIANIYIKHAIAGVVRNCSPQGNYSFKEQYKKAKTLINSKYSKEAIKNAKGLSKQEKVCNLVFKSRQPILVLLFGKTIYLLQTKSKTAFDRIK; encoded by the coding sequence ATGGAAAGTCAGATTGCAATTAGCGTGGTCGTACCTGCATATAATGCGGAAAAAGTTGTCGCGAACTGTATTGAAAGCATATTGGCACAAACATTGACGAACATTGAGATTATTGCTGTGGAGGATGGCAGTAAAGATGCCACAAGAGAAGTGCTAAGGCAATTAGCTCTTAAGGATTCAAGAATTCGTATTATTGAAAAGGACGTAAATGAAGGTTTGAGTGCGGGGCGCAACTCTGCACTTAAGCTTGCCCGGGGCGAATATATAGGGTTTGTGGATGCTGATGATTGGGTAGAAAAGGAATATTTTGAAACTTTATATCGAGAAGGAAAACACTCCGATTTAATTGTGACCGGATATAAACACGATACAATGGATGAGGAAAGGGAGAGAACAAATATTACCAGAAGTGTACGTATGGGAGCTGGTTGCTGGAATAAAAAAGAGGATATTATTGCGCAGGCTGCATATGTCGATACTGCTAAAATGTTTGCCTATACGTGGAATAAATTATATAAAAGAAAGCTGATCCTCGAAAATGAATTAATGTTCTCTAATCAGGTTTTAATTGAGGATTTTATATTTAATGCTTTGCTGTGGAATCGAATTTCAACATTAAGTGTAGTTGATTATGCCGGATATCATTATGTTAAAGCATCAAAAGATGCATTGACCCAAAAGTTTTTGCCCGACTTTTTGCAAATTATGGAATTAAGATTTAAATATATCAGAGAATTAGCGATAAAAAATCGGGTATATCGAGGTAATGTTAAGACACAAATTGCAAATATATATATTAAGCATGCAATTGCCGGGGTTGTGAGAAATTGCTCACCTCAAGGTAATTATAGTTTTAAAGAACAATACAAAAAAGCGAAAACTCTTATTAATAGTAAATATTCAAAGGAAGCTATCAAAAATGCGAAAGGACTGTCAAAGCAAGAAAAAGTTTGTAATTTAGTATTTAAAAGCAGACAACCGATACTTGTACTTTTATTTGGCAAAACTATATATTTGTTACAGACTAAATCGAAAACAGCGTTTGACAGGATAAAATAA
- a CDS encoding glycosyltransferase family 2 protein, whose product MSNDIKVSIIMPVYKVEEYVGKAIESIQAQTLKEWEFLIVDDGTPDKSGEICDSYAEHDERIKVIHKENGGAPSARNLAIEMAKGEYMYFLDSDDWAEPTMLEDMYLLAKRDNAQLVVAGFYIDTYYNKDEYLTDVYAVEDAVYPNKEAFRRNAYKLFDKNLLYTPWNKLYESRYILENNLRFPTTFWDDFPFNVSIVKHVERVTVTSKQYYHFLRARTESETAAYRPGMYEKREEEHGWMVNLYKEWRIKDAASVEMIARRYIERFIGCVENITNPKCTMSPKEKRREIKKMLANPRVGKMVRIAKARSVYMKIMLLPIRWKSVMLTYWEAKVITYVKTKNTKLFTKLKVGR is encoded by the coding sequence ATGAGTAACGATATTAAAGTTAGTATAATTATGCCGGTTTATAAAGTGGAAGAATATGTGGGAAAGGCTATTGAAAGTATTCAGGCCCAGACATTGAAGGAATGGGAGTTCCTGATTGTTGATGATGGCACACCTGATAAAAGTGGGGAGATCTGCGATAGTTATGCTGAACATGATGAGAGGATAAAGGTGATTCATAAAGAAAATGGAGGAGCACCGAGTGCGCGTAATCTGGCTATTGAAATGGCAAAGGGGGAATACATGTATTTCCTGGATTCAGATGATTGGGCGGAGCCTACAATGCTGGAGGATATGTATTTATTGGCCAAAAGAGATAATGCACAGTTGGTTGTGGCCGGGTTCTATATAGATACGTATTATAATAAAGATGAGTATTTGACAGATGTTTATGCAGTTGAAGATGCAGTATACCCGAATAAAGAGGCATTTAGGCGTAATGCGTACAAGCTGTTTGACAAAAATCTGTTGTATACGCCATGGAATAAATTATATGAATCTCGCTACATATTGGAGAATAATTTAAGATTCCCTACAACCTTTTGGGATGATTTTCCATTCAATGTGAGCATCGTAAAGCATGTGGAGCGGGTTACTGTGACAAGTAAGCAATATTATCATTTTTTGCGCGCACGGACAGAATCTGAAACAGCGGCTTATCGTCCCGGCATGTATGAAAAAAGAGAAGAAGAACATGGCTGGATGGTGAATTTGTACAAAGAATGGAGAATAAAGGATGCAGCCAGTGTAGAGATGATTGCAAGACGTTATATTGAACGTTTTATTGGCTGTGTGGAGAATATTACCAATCCGAAATGTACGATGTCACCAAAAGAGAAGCGGAGAGAAATTAAAAAAATGTTGGCAAATCCCAGAGTTGGGAAAATGGTGAGGATTGCTAAGGCAAGATCAGTGTATATGAAGATTATGCTGTTACCAATCCGATGGAAAAGCGTTATGCTGACATATTGGGAAGCTAAAGTAATCACATATGTTAAGACTAAGAATACAAAACTATTTACAAAATTGAAGGTAGGAAGATAA
- a CDS encoding sugar transferase, protein MHKRLRRFESMLWLFIKMCLYIILMAIFMILLSQENQALVKLSRTMGITLSTFIIVGLLFLTIYGKYDVGRRKSKPIIYSMSLAVLFTDIITYAQLMIMNTITPSVYAFRFVSVRALLLAMVLQILVIIIFAYAGNALFFRIHDPEKCYVITSSQESLDAIVRGVMKFKKQYAIVGVLDYKDKLLFSKIKDADTVFLYNIPLQFRGEITNYCYRTRKNVYFNPEIEDVIEMSSEYYLLDDISMLNYNVKGLTMEERIIKRCMDIGLSILMGLVTSPIWIISAVAIKAYDGGSILFKQKRATINGNIFWVYKFRTMKENVENRSVTDDDDRITVPGKILRKIRMDELPQLLNILKGDMSFVGPRPEMIENVNAYTEELPEFRYRLRVKAGLTGYAQISGKYNTSPKDKLMMDMMYIENYSVFKDIQLLFQTAIVLLKSDSTEAFHKDGTDKQYVFVPINEKEDE, encoded by the coding sequence ATGCATAAAAGATTAAGACGATTCGAGTCAATGTTGTGGCTTTTTATAAAAATGTGTTTGTATATTATTTTAATGGCAATTTTTATGATTTTGCTTTCACAGGAAAATCAGGCGTTGGTGAAGCTGTCAAGAACAATGGGCATAACGCTCAGTACGTTTATTATTGTGGGACTTTTGTTTTTGACTATTTATGGAAAATATGATGTGGGGAGGAGGAAGAGTAAGCCCATTATTTATTCCATGTCTTTGGCAGTATTATTTACGGACATTATTACTTATGCGCAGTTGATGATCATGAACACTATCACTCCGAGTGTGTATGCTTTCCGCTTTGTTAGTGTGAGAGCATTGTTACTGGCTATGGTATTACAAATTCTTGTCATTATAATATTTGCCTATGCAGGTAATGCTTTGTTTTTTCGTATTCATGATCCAGAAAAGTGTTATGTTATCACCTCTTCTCAAGAAAGTCTGGATGCGATTGTACGAGGAGTCATGAAATTTAAAAAGCAGTATGCAATAGTAGGGGTCTTAGATTATAAAGATAAGTTATTATTTAGCAAAATTAAAGATGCCGATACTGTCTTTTTGTATAATATTCCGTTGCAGTTTAGAGGCGAAATTACGAATTATTGTTATCGGACGCGTAAAAATGTATATTTTAATCCAGAGATTGAAGATGTTATTGAAATGAGCTCGGAATATTATTTGTTGGACGATATTTCTATGTTAAATTATAATGTCAAAGGTCTTACTATGGAGGAAAGAATCATAAAACGCTGTATGGATATCGGTTTATCTATATTAATGGGCCTGGTTACGTCTCCTATATGGATTATAAGTGCCGTAGCAATAAAAGCATATGATGGAGGAAGTATTCTGTTCAAACAGAAACGGGCTACAATTAATGGAAATATCTTTTGGGTTTATAAGTTTCGAACAATGAAAGAAAATGTTGAGAACCGATCCGTGACTGATGATGACGATCGAATTACAGTTCCAGGAAAAATTTTAAGAAAAATACGTATGGACGAGCTGCCTCAGCTATTGAATATTTTGAAAGGAGATATGAGTTTTGTCGGACCGAGACCGGAAATGATAGAAAATGTGAATGCTTATACAGAGGAGCTTCCGGAATTCAGGTATAGGCTTCGAGTGAAAGCAGGGTTAACAGGATATGCGCAGATTTCAGGAAAGTATAACACTTCGCCAAAGGACAAGTTGATGATGGACATGATGTATATCGAGAATTATAGTGTTTTTAAAGATATTCAGCTTTTGTTTCAGACCGCAATTGTTCTTTTGAAATCTGATAGTACGGAAGCGTTTCACAAAGATGGTACGGATAAACAATATGTTTTTGTGCCGATCAATGAAAAAGAGGATGAATAA
- a CDS encoding IS30 family transposase, whose translation MSKHIPGNHKHLTTADRLYIERQLNAGASFKEIACYLCKDPSTISKEVRSHRLSDFYPGKGLFLNAKNFCVHRFHCQKKNVCRKIILCDTKCSSCPSCNQHCKDFVKERCNRLDRAPYVCNGCDKTHVRCTVPHKYHYDALFADRKYREMLRDSRSGINLSKKELHHIDEVVTPLIWQGHSPYQIVVEHPELGLSVRSIYQYIELGLLTGRNIDLKRKVKFKARKCHKTQITDRQVFSGRLYSDFLQLPPTHVVEMDTVKSSRDSKKCILTFYFRDEKLFLAYLLNRCTKGAVRAVFDRLEARLGTETFRILFETVLTDRGGEFGDPLALETGMDGSQRTNIYYCDPMRSGQKGGVENVHTKLREILPKGTSFEYLTQWDLNLIVNNIDSVPRQSLLGLTPYQAVKENFGMDILATLQLKPVNPEKIVLTPELIK comes from the coding sequence ATGAGTAAACATATCCCAGGAAACCATAAACATCTTACTACCGCAGACAGACTTTATATTGAACGCCAGTTGAATGCAGGGGCTTCTTTTAAGGAGATTGCTTGTTACCTCTGCAAAGATCCCAGTACCATATCCAAAGAGGTGCGTTCTCACCGTCTATCCGATTTCTATCCAGGCAAAGGACTCTTCCTGAATGCTAAAAATTTCTGCGTCCACCGTTTCCATTGCCAAAAAAAGAATGTCTGCAGAAAAATCATTCTCTGCGATACGAAATGTTCTTCCTGCCCCTCCTGCAACCAGCACTGTAAGGATTTTGTGAAGGAACGCTGTAACAGACTTGACCGGGCTCCCTATGTCTGCAATGGTTGCGATAAGACCCATGTCCGTTGTACCGTTCCTCATAAATACCATTACGATGCTCTCTTTGCAGACCGCAAATACCGCGAAATGCTTCGCGATTCCAGGTCTGGTATTAACCTTTCAAAAAAGGAACTCCACCACATTGATGAGGTCGTTACCCCTCTGATCTGGCAGGGCCATTCTCCCTATCAGATCGTTGTGGAACATCCGGAACTGGGGCTTTCCGTACGCTCCATTTACCAATACATAGAACTCGGACTGCTTACCGGACGCAACATCGACCTGAAACGGAAAGTGAAGTTCAAGGCACGCAAGTGCCACAAAACTCAGATTACAGACCGGCAGGTGTTTTCCGGCCGCCTCTACAGTGATTTCCTCCAACTCCCTCCCACGCACGTAGTTGAAATGGATACCGTTAAGTCTTCGCGGGATTCTAAAAAATGTATCCTGACATTCTACTTCCGGGACGAGAAACTGTTCCTTGCCTATCTCTTGAACCGATGCACCAAAGGCGCTGTCCGTGCTGTTTTTGACCGTCTGGAAGCACGGCTCGGCACGGAAACATTCCGCATCCTGTTTGAAACGGTCCTGACAGACCGGGGCGGTGAATTCGGTGATCCACTGGCCCTGGAAACCGGCATGGATGGCAGCCAGCGTACTAATATTTATTATTGCGATCCCATGCGCAGCGGTCAGAAAGGTGGCGTTGAAAATGTTCACACAAAACTACGTGAGATTCTTCCGAAGGGTACCAGCTTCGAATATCTGACGCAATGGGACCTGAACCTGATTGTAAATAACATCGATTCGGTTCCGCGCCAGAGCCTGCTCGGCCTTACTCCATATCAGGCGGTAAAGGAAAACTTCGGTATGGATATCTTGGCAACACTTCAGCTCAAGCCTGTCAATCCAGAAAAGATCGTCCTGACGCCTGAGCTGATTAAGTAA
- a CDS encoding acyltransferase: MENRVGNRLRYIDVARGIAMACIVLGHLGNWTIDRVVFTFHVPIFFFITGYFTNDRKNMRSFIKNKIRTLLIPYTITCLAIIIIGAVEGYFAGNAKDAALGWIYASIYGAGDSYAEPFCIKAIGAIWFLWATFWGSVFLRVSFKFNKYFRLCFVIGLFVAGYASRCICWFPFSIQAGACATLFMYMGYLLNDVKIYIVKMSQEAKIFGVGFAIVTWMAFIKNFQSFWLVHCDIGRGIIDIFGCGCACIVIMLISWLIDNKTSILAEILAFFGKYSLFVLCIHIIELNLFPWWRITGKLVQHGFPSQLQLYLVIAGKFLLISIMVWGCTRIEIIRKLFGFTSKNEYKSKLMQE; the protein is encoded by the coding sequence ATGGAAAATAGAGTGGGAAATAGGCTTAGATACATAGATGTGGCAAGAGGAATAGCTATGGCTTGTATTGTTTTAGGACACTTGGGCAATTGGACAATTGATAGGGTTGTGTTTACTTTTCATGTTCCTATTTTTTTCTTTATTACAGGATATTTTACTAATGATAGAAAAAATATGAGGAGTTTTATTAAAAATAAAATCAGGACATTGCTTATCCCTTATACGATTACTTGCTTGGCCATAATTATTATCGGTGCAGTAGAAGGGTATTTTGCAGGAAATGCAAAGGACGCTGCATTAGGTTGGATATACGCTTCAATTTATGGGGCGGGCGATTCATATGCGGAACCTTTTTGCATAAAAGCAATAGGTGCTATATGGTTTTTGTGGGCAACATTTTGGGGTAGCGTTTTCCTTAGAGTTTCATTTAAGTTCAATAAGTACTTTAGGTTGTGCTTTGTAATAGGGTTATTTGTAGCAGGTTATGCGTCTCGGTGTATATGTTGGTTCCCGTTTAGTATCCAAGCTGGCGCGTGTGCGACTTTATTTATGTATATGGGATATTTGCTGAATGATGTTAAAATTTACATTGTAAAAATGTCGCAGGAGGCAAAAATATTTGGCGTAGGTTTTGCTATTGTCACTTGGATGGCTTTCATAAAAAATTTCCAATCATTTTGGCTTGTACATTGTGATATAGGAAGAGGAATAATAGATATTTTTGGCTGTGGTTGTGCTTGTATAGTGATAATGTTAATATCGTGGCTTATAGATAATAAAACATCAATTTTAGCTGAAATTTTGGCTTTTTTCGGGAAATATAGTTTATTTGTTCTGTGTATTCACATTATTGAATTGAACTTGTTCCCATGGTGGAGAATTACTGGAAAGCTTGTACAACATGGTTTTCCCTCGCAATTACAATTATATTTGGTTATAGCAGGAAAATTTTTATTGATATCAATTATGGTGTGGGGGTGTACTAGAATCGAAATAATAAGAAAGTTATTTGGTTTTACTTCAAAGAATGAATATAAGAGCAAGCTAATGCAAGAATAA
- a CDS encoding triple tyrosine motif-containing protein yields MRNIKKIIMLIFCMLLVNAFVVEAADEGAADTSELTETWIFNSITTDVASPQRITNTPISIQANVTGDREGLQYKFVWQKNDWKKWGVIREFSSESVAQWLPKEIGTYTLYVDVKGSDGQVVTKQINFVIRDLQWNNEKVTCLPSIRQKCNEPVQIESLVSGDIEGLQYKYVWEKDNWRQWGVISDFSQKNVVEHRFAEPGNYTIHVDVKDAKGKVITKSISYTIMTDLWDYEGISASLPSPQEKYGDPIGIVANVSGTTENLRYKFVWMKDDWKEWGVLQEFSKSASVKWEPKDKGNYKIYVDVKDADGRVITKTIDYTINAVKWDFDDISISPQEEQRKNEEVQIQALVSGNVTGLKYKFVWQKDDWKEWGVIRNFATDNDFTWKAPKKAGKYVIYVDVKDRDGEVRTKSQEYYIVSQIWAHEGININEGQPEQIYTEIPIKAEVTGETDGLQYKYVWQKNDWKEWGVIRDFSKNKNVTWYPKTPGIYKIYSNVKDIDGRVRTVEREYEVLPAPWEVKKIEALGGTSFYAGDKTVITADVTGKTDGLQYKFVYRYGSGWKEWGVLQEFSEHNSAILDIKKAGDYYVYVDIKDARGIAFDPVIIHLKGHTYTSAGASSQKVSLGKSVRLYPNMTGSPTGLECKYVWMKNNWKEWGVIKEFSTDTSVEWIAPTEGNYTILIDARLNGIVQTKSVSVNVVKAKNGWYYENGYKYYYRDDKKIYDVRSIIGSQANYVLKINKQMSCVTVYAKDGNRGYIIPVVSFACSPGAGTPIGTFYTQNKYRWHHLYGADGQFCTRITGHVLFHSPPYSSFNNHTLWPRDYNRLGSWASAGCVRLRSGDAKWIYDNCSLGTKVIIYNSSVAGPFPKPVYAKIPLSQTWDPTDPYA; encoded by the coding sequence ATGAGAAACATAAAAAAGATTATAATGTTAATATTTTGTATGCTGTTGGTAAATGCATTTGTGGTTGAAGCCGCTGACGAAGGAGCAGCCGATACTTCGGAACTTACAGAGACGTGGATTTTTAATTCTATAACGACTGATGTGGCTTCACCACAACGGATTACGAATACACCTATTAGTATTCAGGCAAATGTTACCGGAGATCGGGAAGGACTTCAATATAAATTTGTCTGGCAGAAAAACGATTGGAAGAAGTGGGGGGTCATTCGGGAGTTTTCCAGTGAATCTGTTGCGCAATGGTTGCCTAAAGAAATTGGTACATATACTCTTTATGTTGATGTAAAAGGAAGTGATGGACAAGTCGTAACAAAACAGATTAATTTTGTTATTCGAGATTTGCAGTGGAATAATGAAAAAGTTACTTGTTTGCCTTCGATAAGACAGAAATGTAATGAGCCAGTACAGATTGAGAGTCTTGTTTCCGGTGATATAGAGGGGCTTCAGTATAAGTATGTTTGGGAGAAGGATAACTGGCGCCAATGGGGAGTTATCAGTGATTTTTCTCAGAAGAATGTAGTAGAGCATCGTTTTGCTGAGCCGGGAAATTATACTATACATGTTGATGTAAAAGATGCGAAAGGGAAAGTAATCACTAAGTCGATTAGCTATACAATTATGACCGATTTGTGGGATTATGAAGGAATTAGTGCAAGCTTACCCTCACCGCAGGAAAAGTATGGAGATCCCATAGGAATAGTGGCAAATGTTAGCGGGACTACGGAAAACTTACGATATAAATTTGTCTGGATGAAAGACGACTGGAAGGAATGGGGAGTATTACAGGAGTTTTCAAAGAGTGCCAGTGTGAAGTGGGAACCAAAGGACAAAGGGAATTATAAGATATATGTAGATGTCAAGGATGCAGATGGAAGAGTTATTACAAAGACCATAGACTATACGATTAATGCAGTGAAATGGGATTTTGATGATATATCTATCTCCCCACAGGAAGAACAGAGAAAAAATGAAGAGGTACAGATTCAGGCACTGGTCAGTGGAAATGTGACTGGATTGAAATATAAGTTTGTCTGGCAAAAGGATGATTGGAAAGAGTGGGGAGTAATCCGAAATTTTGCTACCGATAACGATTTCACGTGGAAAGCGCCGAAAAAGGCTGGAAAATACGTGATTTATGTTGATGTGAAAGATCGTGATGGGGAGGTACGGACAAAGAGTCAGGAATATTATATAGTATCTCAAATCTGGGCACATGAAGGAATAAATATTAATGAGGGACAGCCAGAGCAAATTTATACAGAGATTCCAATCAAGGCAGAAGTGACAGGAGAAACAGATGGATTACAGTACAAATATGTCTGGCAGAAAAATGATTGGAAAGAGTGGGGAGTGATTCGGGATTTTTCAAAGAATAAGAATGTAACATGGTATCCCAAGACTCCGGGAATCTATAAGATATATAGTAATGTAAAAGACATCGATGGAAGGGTTCGCACCGTTGAGAGGGAGTATGAGGTACTTCCAGCGCCTTGGGAAGTCAAGAAGATAGAGGCATTAGGCGGCACATCATTCTACGCCGGAGATAAAACGGTTATAACAGCAGACGTGACGGGTAAGACAGATGGACTGCAATACAAATTTGTATATAGATATGGTAGCGGCTGGAAAGAGTGGGGAGTGCTTCAAGAGTTTAGCGAACACAACTCAGCAATTTTAGATATTAAGAAAGCTGGAGACTACTATGTTTATGTTGATATCAAGGATGCAAGAGGCATAGCTTTTGATCCGGTTATAATTCATTTAAAAGGACATACTTATACCTCGGCGGGTGCATCTTCGCAGAAGGTTTCTTTAGGAAAATCAGTACGGTTATATCCTAATATGACAGGAAGCCCGACTGGCTTGGAGTGTAAATATGTGTGGATGAAAAATAACTGGAAAGAGTGGGGAGTGATTAAAGAGTTTTCGACAGACACATCTGTTGAGTGGATAGCACCGACGGAGGGAAATTACACGATACTGATCGATGCGAGACTCAATGGAATCGTTCAGACGAAAAGTGTTTCTGTGAACGTTGTGAAAGCTAAAAATGGCTGGTACTATGAAAACGGCTATAAATACTACTATAGAGATGATAAAAAAATTTACGATGTGAGGAGCATTATTGGCAGTCAGGCGAATTATGTGCTTAAGATCAATAAGCAGATGAGTTGTGTAACAGTGTATGCAAAGGATGGTAACAGAGGATACATTATACCGGTCGTTTCTTTTGCGTGTTCGCCGGGCGCTGGTACGCCAATAGGAACTTTCTATACACAGAATAAGTATCGGTGGCATCATTTGTATGGAGCCGACGGGCAATTCTGTACCAGAATTACAGGGCATGTTCTGTTCCACTCGCCGCCATATTCAAGCTTTAATAATCATACATTATGGCCGAGGGATTACAATAGGTTGGGCAGTTGGGCTTCGGCTGGCTGTGTCAGACTGCGAAGCGGCGATGCTAAATGGATTTATGATAATTGTAGTTTGGGGACAAAGGTAATCATTTATAATAGTAGTGTTGCCGGTCCGTTCCCGAAACCTGTATATGCAAAAATTCCGTTAAGCCAGACATGGGATCCAACGGATCCGTATGCTTAA